A genomic region of uncultured Roseibium sp. contains the following coding sequences:
- the ttcA gene encoding tRNA 2-thiocytidine(32) synthetase TtcA → MNDLTDTNTTDVPALLRNVPSSVEFKKLRKRLLRQAREAMDDFGMLPKDASQQKRPKWLVCLSGGKDSYTLLAVLIELHWRGLLPVDLVACNLDQAQPGFPTDILPKFFEDNGIEHIIVREDTYSIVTDKIPAHQTYCSLCSRLRRGILYRIAREQGCEAIVLGHHREDILETFFMNLFHGGRLASMPPKLVNDEGDLLVLRPLAYCAERDIAKFASGMQFPIIPCNLCGSQDGLQREEVKRMLQGWEKQSPGRLGVMARALGHTRPSHLLDRALYDFVNLRPSERAAGDEAGEAEEPCGASLAMTAKLFAAE, encoded by the coding sequence ATGAATGACTTAACCGATACCAACACCACGGATGTGCCGGCGCTCCTGCGAAACGTGCCGTCCAGCGTGGAGTTCAAGAAGCTGCGCAAGCGTCTGCTGCGGCAGGCGCGCGAGGCGATGGACGATTTCGGCATGCTGCCCAAGGATGCCTCTCAGCAGAAAAGACCCAAGTGGCTGGTTTGCCTGTCCGGCGGCAAGGACAGCTACACGCTGCTGGCGGTGCTGATCGAACTCCACTGGCGCGGATTGCTGCCGGTGGATCTGGTCGCCTGCAACCTGGACCAGGCGCAGCCGGGGTTCCCGACCGATATTCTGCCGAAGTTCTTTGAGGATAACGGGATCGAGCACATCATCGTGCGCGAGGATACCTATTCCATCGTGACCGACAAGATCCCCGCACATCAGACCTATTGTTCGCTGTGCTCGCGCCTGCGGCGCGGCATTCTCTACCGCATTGCCCGCGAACAGGGCTGCGAGGCAATCGTCCTCGGTCACCATCGGGAAGACATTCTCGAAACCTTCTTCATGAACCTTTTCCACGGTGGCCGTCTGGCGTCCATGCCGCCGAAACTCGTCAATGATGAGGGCGATCTGCTGGTCCTGCGTCCGCTTGCCTATTGCGCCGAACGCGACATCGCGAAATTCGCATCGGGCATGCAGTTTCCGATCATACCGTGCAACCTGTGCGGCTCCCAGGACGGGCTGCAGCGCGAGGAGGTGAAGCGGATGCTGCAGGGCTGGGAAAAGCAATCGCCGGGCCGCCTCGGCGTCATGGCGAGAGCGCTCGGCCATACGCGTCCGTCGCATTTGCTTGATCGCGCACTCTACGACTTTGTCAACCTGCGCCCGTCGGAGCGCGCGGCAGGTGACGAAGCCGGAGAGGCGGAAGAACCGTGCGGTGCCAGTCTCGCAATGACGGCAAAGCTGTTTGCAGCCGAGTGA
- a CDS encoding S8 family peptidase, whose translation MARKTRKVAAPQGRHPELIALAKPDVGLRVAGASLRSLGGSKTAKAEKAFKKHNCIATPLFGPSEERVDAAVAAQAPSAMAPLESLSGFYKLSAPDADLEDLQKELLENDIFEAVYIKPPAELPEEAPDVSGAMNAMVAMPDVPPPATPDFIARQIYLDPAPAGVDARWAWSQAGGRGTGIHITDIEGAWRFSHEDLIERQGGVVGGVEFNDVSWRNHGTAVLGEYGGDENPFGVTGISPEAICTAVSHRTLGSAGAINHAAARLGAGDILLLEMHRPGPRHNFQLRPDQRGYIAVEWWPDDFAAILNAARRGIIVVEAAGNGAEDLDDALYETPGFGFPAGWTNPFRRTNRDSGAIVAGAGAPPPGTHGRNHGPDRSRLGFSNYGALVDAQGWGREVTTCGYGDLQGGTDEDLWYTDTFSGTSSASPIVTGALACVQGMARARNRPVFTPDELRNALRTTGSPQQDAPGRPATQRIGNRPDIPALAGALFGVGGNRRSVAFRREVERWRPLEVRALIDISPQLVAAHSTFVLQQALVSAQPLRADADGILSKMAILFRVSSLAGQAVEIAGPVGGARYRWWGSIASDGLGRLFVDEGYSSTGSDNFDLIAEIRGVDTRFAFDTVAQRYRAV comes from the coding sequence ATGGCCAGGAAGACACGTAAAGTAGCTGCACCACAGGGGCGTCATCCCGAACTGATTGCGCTTGCCAAGCCGGATGTCGGACTGCGCGTTGCAGGCGCAAGTCTGCGGTCCCTCGGCGGATCGAAAACCGCAAAAGCGGAAAAGGCGTTCAAGAAACACAATTGTATCGCGACACCCCTGTTCGGACCTTCGGAAGAACGCGTGGATGCGGCCGTTGCGGCACAGGCGCCTTCCGCGATGGCTCCGCTGGAAAGCCTCTCCGGCTTTTACAAGCTGTCCGCGCCGGATGCGGATCTTGAGGATCTGCAGAAAGAGCTTCTGGAAAACGACATATTCGAAGCCGTCTATATCAAGCCGCCCGCAGAACTGCCCGAAGAGGCGCCCGATGTCTCCGGTGCCATGAATGCGATGGTCGCGATGCCGGATGTTCCACCGCCTGCAACGCCTGACTTCATCGCCCGGCAGATCTATCTGGACCCGGCACCGGCAGGCGTTGACGCGCGCTGGGCATGGAGCCAGGCCGGCGGACGCGGCACCGGCATCCACATCACCGACATTGAGGGGGCGTGGCGTTTCAGCCACGAAGACCTGATCGAGCGCCAAGGCGGCGTTGTCGGCGGTGTGGAGTTCAACGATGTAAGCTGGCGTAATCACGGGACCGCAGTTCTGGGTGAGTATGGCGGTGACGAGAACCCGTTCGGTGTCACCGGGATTTCTCCAGAGGCGATTTGCACGGCGGTTTCACACCGCACGCTCGGGTCGGCCGGCGCGATCAATCATGCAGCCGCCAGGCTGGGCGCGGGAGATATCCTGCTTCTGGAAATGCACCGGCCGGGGCCAAGGCACAATTTTCAACTGCGGCCGGACCAGCGTGGTTACATCGCCGTTGAATGGTGGCCTGATGATTTCGCTGCCATTCTCAACGCCGCGCGGCGGGGGATCATTGTCGTGGAAGCCGCCGGAAACGGCGCCGAAGATCTCGACGATGCCCTTTACGAAACACCGGGCTTCGGTTTTCCGGCCGGATGGACCAACCCGTTCCGCAGGACCAACCGCGATTCCGGGGCCATCGTGGCCGGGGCTGGCGCGCCGCCTCCCGGCACCCATGGCCGCAATCATGGGCCCGACAGGTCGCGGCTGGGATTTTCAAACTACGGTGCACTGGTGGATGCGCAAGGCTGGGGCCGGGAGGTCACGACCTGCGGCTACGGCGACTTGCAGGGCGGCACCGACGAAGACCTCTGGTACACGGACACGTTCTCCGGAACATCAAGTGCGTCGCCGATCGTCACCGGTGCGCTTGCCTGCGTACAGGGCATGGCGCGTGCCAGAAACAGGCCCGTGTTCACGCCGGACGAGCTCAGAAACGCGCTTCGGACAACCGGCAGTCCGCAGCAGGATGCGCCCGGACGTCCGGCCACGCAGCGTATCGGCAACCGGCCCGACATTCCGGCGCTTGCCGGTGCGCTCTTCGGCGTCGGCGGCAACCGGCGCTCCGTCGCCTTCCGCCGGGAGGTCGAACGGTGGCGGCCCCTTGAAGTCCGCGCACTGATTGATATCAGCCCGCAGCTGGTGGCTGCCCACTCGACCTTTGTGTTGCAGCAGGCGCTTGTGTCGGCACAGCCGCTGCGGGCGGATGCAGACGGCATCCTGTCGAAAATGGCGATCCTGTTTCGCGTCTCGTCGCTTGCCGGGCAGGCGGTCGAAATCGCAGGTCCCGTTGGCGGGGCGCGGTATCGCTGGTGGGGCAGTATCGCGTCGGACGGTCTTGGCCGCCTCTTCGTCGATGAAGGCTATTCGTCCACCGGAAGCGACAATTTCGACCTGATCGCCGAGATCAGGGGCGTCGACACGCGTTTTGCCTTCGACACCGTCGCGCAGCGCTACCGCGCGGTCTGA
- a CDS encoding LysM peptidoglycan-binding domain-containing protein — MTVTLDIQQPQPFDLVGSTIMIAGNAAAFEGTLTIRVSEGHDEYSSFTNVGSLGLRQFQASIDIPDTNTFQLNRLFLTLADDTGNENGPSVVIPVLFGPKILPGYGGWQPYTVQSGDTLSQIAQQQYGNSNFQPIFEANRHILSDPNVIFPGQLLRIPRNDI; from the coding sequence ATGACGGTTACACTCGACATTCAGCAGCCACAGCCTTTCGATCTCGTCGGTTCGACGATCATGATAGCGGGCAACGCCGCCGCATTCGAAGGGACACTCACCATCCGTGTGTCCGAAGGGCATGATGAGTACTCATCCTTCACCAATGTCGGTTCGCTCGGCCTCCGGCAGTTCCAGGCCTCGATCGACATACCCGACACGAACACGTTCCAGCTCAACAGGCTCTTCCTGACGCTGGCCGACGACACCGGCAACGAAAACGGACCTTCCGTCGTCATTCCCGTGCTTTTCGGACCGAAGATCCTGCCCGGTTACGGTGGCTGGCAGCCTTACACGGTCCAGTCGGGCGACACGCTTTCCCAGATTGCGCAGCAGCAATACGGGAACTCGAACTTCCAGCCGATCTTCGAAGCGAACCGGCACATCCTGAGCGATCCGAACGTGATCTTTCCAGGTCAGCTCCTGAGAATACCGCGCAACGACATCTGA
- a CDS encoding VOC family protein — MPLPKIAALTLNVADPAGLAAFYCEVLGMKRIGNASPLAVGYGGDGARLEFLPGSDAARFHAERSDRYWKIAITLPDLDCAYRQLRARGIEVTSPNQFRDIARMSHLADPEGHTIELIQHTFDGNALTRQGDDALPLGGGAQLGLITLRTDDLDAEFSTCRDKFGMRYLSRQDVPDLGFCLYFFAFTDETPPVPNVDAVENREWLWQRPYTVLEFQHRNEGRIAHRSGDKLGAATVAIETPGGRKTMLR; from the coding sequence ATGCCACTCCCGAAAATCGCCGCCCTCACGCTCAACGTTGCAGATCCGGCCGGCCTCGCCGCATTCTACTGCGAGGTTCTCGGCATGAAGCGCATCGGAAATGCCTCTCCCCTTGCCGTCGGCTATGGTGGAGACGGGGCACGGCTGGAGTTCCTGCCAGGTTCCGATGCTGCGCGCTTTCACGCGGAGCGAAGCGACCGCTACTGGAAGATCGCCATCACGCTTCCGGACCTGGACTGCGCTTACCGGCAGCTGCGCGCAAGGGGCATAGAGGTCACCTCTCCGAACCAGTTTCGGGACATTGCCCGGATGAGCCATCTGGCCGATCCGGAAGGCCACACGATCGAACTTATCCAGCACACGTTCGACGGCAATGCCCTGACCCGCCAGGGCGACGATGCCCTGCCCCTCGGCGGTGGCGCGCAGCTTGGCCTGATCACGCTGCGCACCGACGATCTGGACGCGGAATTCAGTACCTGCCGGGACAAATTCGGCATGCGCTATCTGTCACGCCAGGATGTGCCTGACCTCGGGTTCTGCCTGTATTTCTTCGCCTTCACCGACGAGACCCCGCCCGTTCCGAATGTCGATGCGGTCGAAAACCGTGAATGGCTGTGGCAGCGCCCCTATACGGTGCTGGAGTTCCAGCACAGGAACGAGGGGCGCATTGCCCACCGGTCCGGCGACAAGCTGGGAGCCGCCACCGTCGCGATCGAAACCCCCGGCGGGCGAAAAACCATGCTGCGCTGA
- a CDS encoding aggregation factor core, with translation MLSKRTIRQGTGCVTAFVFTAVMATSAVADISVRFDEGAPKDRFTFENVGSCPISASELVLDISGSKAGLIFDTTGSGAGVEVFQPLEIVNGSKSLAAVTPVKDGDSEITLSIAGLQPGEKIAFTIDVDDTAGGREITVSGSEIEGALVTFSNKGETATAVLSSSATALVKTGAC, from the coding sequence ATGCTATCCAAGAGGACAATCAGACAGGGCACCGGATGCGTTACCGCATTCGTTTTCACAGCCGTCATGGCCACATCCGCCGTTGCCGACATATCCGTGCGCTTCGATGAAGGCGCACCGAAGGACAGGTTCACGTTCGAAAATGTCGGCAGTTGTCCGATCAGCGCTTCGGAGCTTGTGCTGGACATCTCCGGGTCAAAAGCGGGTCTCATCTTCGACACGACCGGTTCCGGCGCCGGTGTTGAGGTCTTTCAGCCACTCGAAATCGTCAATGGGTCGAAGTCGCTGGCAGCCGTTACGCCTGTCAAAGATGGTGACAGCGAGATCACCCTTTCCATCGCCGGCCTGCAGCCCGGTGAAAAAATCGCCTTCACGATCGACGTCGATGACACGGCCGGCGGGCGCGAGATCACCGTTTCCGGGTCGGAAATCGAAGGCGCCCTGGTAACCTTCAGCAACAAGGGTGAAACGGCGACCGCGGTTCTTTCCTCGAGCGCGACGGCGCTGGTAAAAACAGGCGCTTGCTGA
- the rpsD gene encoding 30S ribosomal protein S4, whose amino-acid sequence MSKRHSVKYKLDRRMGENIWGRPKSPANKREYGPGQHGQRRKGKLSDFGVQLRAKQKLKGYYGNISEKQFRKVYAEASRLKGDTSENLIGLLERRLDAIIYRAKFVPTVFAARQFINHGHIKVNGKRVNIPSYQLRPGDVVEIRERSKQLALVLEAVQSAERDVPDYVDADHAKLTATYNRVPAFADVPYPVQMEPNLVVEFYSR is encoded by the coding sequence ATGTCAAAGCGCCACAGCGTTAAATACAAACTCGACCGCCGGATGGGCGAAAACATCTGGGGTCGTCCGAAGAGCCCGGCCAACAAGCGTGAATATGGTCCAGGCCAGCACGGCCAGCGCCGCAAGGGCAAACTGTCCGACTTCGGTGTTCAGCTCCGCGCCAAGCAGAAGCTGAAAGGCTACTACGGCAACATTTCCGAAAAGCAGTTCCGCAAGGTCTATGCCGAAGCGTCCCGTCTGAAAGGCGATACCTCGGAAAACCTGATTGGCCTGCTGGAGCGCCGTCTCGACGCGATCATCTATCGCGCCAAGTTCGTTCCGACCGTTTTTGCTGCCCGTCAGTTCATCAACCACGGCCACATCAAGGTCAATGGCAAGCGCGTGAACATCCCGAGCTACCAGCTGCGCCCGGGCGATGTTGTCGAGATCCGTGAGCGCTCCAAGCAGCTTGCGCTGGTTCTGGAAGCCGTGCAGTCCGCAGAGCGTGACGTTCCGGACTATGTCGATGCCGACCATGCCAAGTTGACCGCAACCTACAACCGCGTTCCCGCGTTCGCAGATGTGCCGTACCCGGTGCAGATGGAACCGAACCTTGTTGTCGAGTTCTATTCGCGCTGA